The DNA window TTCGGATAAGGCACAACTTCCCCCTTTCCCCTGCTGGCGCCTGCAGGTGCTGATGCTCGTCCACATCCGTTGGCTGTTACCACATCGACTTCTACTGTTTCTTCTCCTCGGATGTTGAAAATTTTTCGTGATGTGAGGCTTTTGATAACGCTTGACAAAAAAGAGACGCCTCAGTATCATGATGCTATCGGGCAGCTTGAGCTAGTTTCCTCTTGCTCGCTTCCTCATAAAATTTCAGGATTTCATCGATAATCTCAACATGTGACAGCAACATGCGTCGACAGCAGTAGCGTTTAACGCCCAAACTGTCCAGAACCTTGCCAGCGGCCTCGCCTTCCGTGACTCTGCTCGCAAAATCCTCCCACTTATCACCGATAAGAAACCCACAACTGAAACACCGAACAGGAATAATCATGACAACCACACCCAAAGCGTGCTGTTAGCCATAACATCGAGACACAATTAAACTTTATTGTCCAACCTTAAAATGGGAAGTGACAGCCCAGCATGTCATTGTTTCTAAGAGACAGCCAACACAACAAGGACAGTTACAGACTATACCCAACATCCTTGCCTGAAATTCCACATCTTACAGCACCGATTCGAGCTCAAACATGGTAGAAGAAGGCGCTAAGCGATTGGTCCCTTCTTCTTTTGAAATTACTCTTCCCGCAGAGCCACCAACATGCGCAAACGTCACGCTAACCAACATTAAACGTCACGCTAACCAACATAGAACGTCACGCCAAAAACACCCAAACAGAACCCAAAACACATGCAGAAACCAAAACAGCCCCCAAAACACAAACAGAAAAGCAGAACTCCAACAGCAAGAAAATTTTCCAGCACTCATACTACGTCAGCCCCACGATTCTCAACATCCCCCCCACTAGCCTCAACATGGAGTTCGATGTGGCGCGGGGTGCGGGATTTGAACCCGCGCGGCCCTGTTAGGACCACAGGCTTAGCAGGCCTGCCCCCTACCAGGCTAGGGCAACCCCGCATGTTACGGGCCTCGAAGACTTTGTTGCCACAATGATTATTTGTGTGTTTCGTGCAGCCCACGATAAAAAAGATTTATAATATCGCTATGCTATTGCAGTAAACATCAACGCTGAGCCTAGAGCATTATGACCGAAGAACCAAACCCACCAGATGAACAACCAAAAACCACAGACCAACCAGTCGCTGAACCAATACCCAAGCAATTGATTGACAGACCTTCTGACTTCAGGTTTCACGCCGCATACACGGTTTATTCCGACGCATGGGACAAAACCTCATCCTCAGACACCAAACTCAAACTAAACGAAGCAATAACAGCACTATCCGAAGACAAAATCGACTACGAAACATTCTACAGACAAACCAGCCATTATAGAGTCCAGCATGGACCAGAACAGTTTGAGGGCGGACGAGGCAGAATGTTCATCGAAACCCAACGAAAAAGAGACTGGCGAAAACGCGAAGAAAGAACCAGCCGAAACAAACGACACGGAAGATAAAACCTCGAAACCAACGCGCAAGCATTAGCCTTTTATCAAGACCCATTTATCCATACTCACAAGAGCACTTCATCGAGGGCCGGTCGTCTAGCCTGGTAGGATGTCGCCCTTACAATGCTCTAGACAATAAGAGAGGCGAAGGTCGCAGGTTCAAGTCCTGCCCGGCCCACCAACAAACTGCTTAATTCTTTCAGGGGAGAACGGCGCCAAGTTAGATGCTGCGAGATAAGGACCCAGTCTTGGCAC is part of the Candidatus Bathyarchaeia archaeon genome and encodes:
- a CDS encoding DNA-directed RNA polymerase subunit N, whose protein sequence is MIIPVRCFSCGFLIGDKWEDFASRVTEGEAAGKVLDSLGVKRYCCRRMLLSHVEIIDEILKFYEEASKRKLAQAAR